The following are encoded together in the Microbacterium sp. Root553 genome:
- the secY gene encoding preprotein translocase subunit SecY, protein MFSAIARIFRTPDLRRKIGFTLAIVAIYRLGSNVPAPFVNFPNVEECLAQNSGTEGLLGLVNLFSGGALLQLSIFALGVMPYITATIITQLLRVVIPHFEALHKEGQAGQARLTQYTRYLTIALALLQSTTLVTVARSGQLFGTTDVAACQNLLTNDVWWAQLLIIMAMTAGTGLIMWFAELVTERGIGNGMSLLIFTSIAATFPGAMWLIWESKGFEVFLLVLLVGIIVMALVVFVEQSQRRIPVQYAKRMVGRRTYGGTNTYIPIKVNMAGVIPVIFASSLLYIPALIAQFNTPQDGSEPAAWVTWVSTNFTTGNHPVYMAAYFLLIIGFTYFYVAITFNPVEVADNMKKYGGFIPGIRAGRPTAEYLDYVLTRITLPGSIYLGLIALIPLIALATVGANQNFPFGGASILIIVGVGLETVKQIDAQLQQRHYEGLLR, encoded by the coding sequence TTGTTTAGCGCCATCGCGCGGATCTTCCGCACGCCCGACCTGCGTCGGAAGATCGGTTTCACCCTCGCCATCGTCGCCATCTACCGACTTGGCTCGAATGTCCCTGCTCCGTTCGTGAACTTCCCGAACGTCGAGGAGTGCCTCGCGCAGAACTCGGGCACCGAAGGACTCCTCGGGCTGGTCAACCTCTTCTCCGGCGGGGCGCTCCTCCAGCTGTCGATCTTCGCGCTCGGCGTCATGCCGTACATCACCGCGACGATCATCACGCAGCTCCTCCGGGTCGTCATCCCTCACTTCGAGGCACTGCACAAAGAAGGCCAGGCCGGCCAGGCCCGCCTGACGCAGTACACGCGGTACCTCACCATCGCGCTCGCGCTGCTGCAGTCCACGACCCTCGTCACGGTCGCCCGCAGCGGACAGCTGTTCGGCACCACCGACGTCGCCGCCTGCCAGAACCTGCTCACCAACGACGTGTGGTGGGCGCAGCTGCTCATCATCATGGCGATGACGGCCGGTACCGGGCTCATCATGTGGTTCGCGGAGCTCGTCACCGAGCGCGGCATCGGCAACGGCATGTCCCTGCTGATCTTCACCTCGATCGCCGCGACCTTCCCCGGGGCCATGTGGCTCATCTGGGAGAGCAAGGGCTTCGAGGTCTTCCTCCTGGTGCTCCTGGTCGGAATCATCGTGATGGCGCTGGTCGTGTTCGTCGAGCAGTCGCAGCGGCGCATCCCCGTGCAGTACGCGAAACGCATGGTCGGACGTCGGACGTACGGCGGCACCAACACGTACATCCCGATCAAGGTCAACATGGCCGGTGTGATCCCCGTGATCTTCGCCTCGTCGCTGCTGTACATCCCGGCGCTCATCGCCCAGTTCAACACCCCGCAGGACGGCTCGGAGCCGGCCGCGTGGGTCACCTGGGTCAGCACCAACTTCACCACGGGAAACCACCCGGTCTACATGGCCGCGTACTTCCTGCTGATCATCGGATTCACGTACTTCTACGTCGCGATCACCTTCAACCCCGTCGAGGTCGCCGACAACATGAAGAAGTACGGCGGGTTCATCCCCGGTATCCGTGCAGGTCGCCCGACCGCCGAGTACCTCGACTACGTGCTCACGCGCATCACGCTGCCCGGCTCGATCTACCTCGGTCTGATCGCACTGATCCCGCTCATCGCCCTCGCCACCGTCGGCGCCAACCAGAACTTCCCGTTCGGTGGCGCATCGATCCTCATCATCGTGGGCGTCGGTCTCGAGACGGTCAAGCAGATCGATGCACAGCTGCAGCAGCGTCACTACGAAGGGCTCCTCCGATGA
- the map gene encoding type I methionyl aminopeptidase, with protein MFRKSIYKNPAQLRAMVEPGLITAAALDAVRPLIRPGVTTLELDAEANRVILARGAESNFQLVRGYRHTTCISVNDEVVHGIPGERILQAGDIVSIDCGAQYQGWNGDSAITVVVPDDSRPELVAQRLELSRVTEGSMWAGIAAMASASHLGDIGAAIQGFIEAQGPSAVSGETYGILREYVGHGIGRKMHEAPSVFNYRTPDPGAEVKPGLVLAIEPMVTAGSDETFVEDDEWTVSTVDGTDGSHWEHSVALHDGGIWVLTAADGGAAGLAAFGVTPTPIP; from the coding sequence ATGTTCCGCAAGTCGATCTACAAGAACCCCGCGCAGCTGCGCGCGATGGTCGAACCCGGCCTCATCACGGCGGCGGCACTCGATGCCGTGCGCCCGCTGATCCGTCCGGGTGTCACCACGCTCGAGCTCGACGCCGAGGCGAACCGGGTGATCCTCGCCCGCGGTGCGGAGTCGAACTTCCAGCTCGTGCGCGGCTACCGGCACACGACCTGCATCTCCGTGAACGATGAGGTCGTGCACGGCATCCCCGGCGAGCGGATCCTGCAGGCGGGCGACATCGTCTCGATCGACTGCGGAGCGCAGTACCAGGGCTGGAACGGCGACAGCGCGATCACGGTCGTCGTCCCCGATGACAGCCGTCCCGAGCTGGTCGCTCAGCGTCTCGAGCTGTCCCGGGTCACCGAGGGCTCGATGTGGGCCGGTATCGCCGCGATGGCGTCCGCTTCGCATCTGGGCGACATCGGCGCCGCGATCCAGGGATTCATCGAGGCACAGGGGCCGTCAGCGGTCTCCGGCGAGACCTACGGGATCCTCCGCGAGTACGTCGGGCACGGCATCGGCCGCAAGATGCATGAGGCGCCGAGCGTCTTCAACTACCGCACGCCGGATCCCGGCGCGGAGGTCAAGCCGGGACTGGTGCTCGCGATCGAGCCGATGGTCACGGCGGGCAGCGACGAGACGTTCGTCGAGGACGACGAATGGACCGTGTCGACCGTCGACGGCACCGACGGCTCGCACTGGGAGCACAGCGTCGCGCTCCATGACGGGGGCATCTGGGTGCTCACCGCCGCAGACGGGGGAGCGGCGGGACTCGCCGCCTTCGGTGTGACGCCCACTCCCATCCCCTGA
- the infA gene encoding translation initiation factor IF-1 produces the protein MAKKDGVIEIEGVISEALPNAMFRVELSNGHKVLATISGKMRQNYIRIIPEDRVVVELSPYDLTRGRIVYRYR, from the coding sequence ATGGCTAAGAAAGACGGTGTCATCGAGATCGAGGGCGTGATCTCCGAGGCTCTTCCCAACGCGATGTTCCGCGTTGAACTGAGCAACGGACACAAGGTCCTGGCAACGATCTCAGGCAAGATGCGGCAGAACTACATCCGTATCATCCCCGAGGACCGCGTGGTCGTGGAGCTCAGCCCCTACGACCTCACCCGCGGCCGTATCGTCTACCGCTACCGCTGA
- the rpmJ gene encoding 50S ribosomal protein L36, protein MKVNPSVKPICDHCKVIRRHGRVMVICKSNPRHKQRQG, encoded by the coding sequence ATGAAGGTCAACCCCAGCGTCAAGCCGATCTGCGATCACTGCAAGGTGATCCGTCGTCACGGCCGCGTCATGGTGATCTGCAAGAGCAACCCGCGCCACAAGCAGCGCCAGGGCTGA
- a CDS encoding adenylate kinase, with translation MTASARLLIVGPQGSGKGTQGVRIAESYGIPVVSTGDIFRANIKEGTPLGQQVTAVLDKGDLVPDELTSEIVRDRLSQDDAADGFLLDGYPRNSAQVAHLDAFLAGRGESLDAVILLDVSRDESIQRLKLRAAEQGRSDDTDEAIAHRLDIYEHETAPILEVYGPRGIVDRIDGIGSLDEITERIFAALAARGLRLAA, from the coding sequence ATGACGGCATCCGCTCGTCTCCTGATCGTCGGCCCCCAGGGGTCCGGCAAGGGCACGCAGGGCGTGCGCATCGCCGAGTCGTACGGGATCCCGGTCGTCTCGACCGGAGACATCTTCCGCGCGAACATCAAGGAGGGGACGCCGCTGGGCCAGCAGGTCACGGCGGTCCTCGACAAGGGCGATCTGGTTCCCGACGAGCTCACCAGCGAGATCGTGCGCGATCGTCTCTCTCAGGATGACGCGGCCGACGGCTTCCTCCTCGACGGGTATCCGCGCAACAGTGCGCAGGTCGCGCACCTCGACGCGTTCCTCGCCGGCCGCGGCGAGTCGCTCGACGCGGTGATCCTGCTCGACGTGTCGCGCGACGAGAGCATCCAGCGACTCAAGCTCCGCGCGGCGGAGCAGGGCCGTTCGGACGACACCGACGAGGCGATCGCCCACCGTCTCGACATCTACGAGCACGAGACGGCGCCGATCCTCGAGGTCTACGGCCCCCGCGGCATCGTCGACCGGATCGACGGCATCGGATCGCTCGACGAGATCACCGAGCGCATCTTCGCCGCGCTGGCCGCGCGCGGTCTCCGCCTCGCGGCCTGA
- the rpsK gene encoding 30S ribosomal protein S11, whose product MAAPKAAARKPRRKEKKNIALGHAHIKSTFNNTIVSITDPSGAVISWASSGGVGFKGSRKSTPYAAGMAAESAARQAQEHGVKKVDVFVKGPGSGRETAIRSLTAAGLEVGSIQDVTPQAHNGCRPPKRRRV is encoded by the coding sequence ATGGCTGCACCCAAGGCCGCCGCGCGCAAGCCGCGCCGCAAGGAAAAGAAGAACATCGCACTGGGCCACGCCCACATCAAGTCGACGTTCAACAACACGATCGTCTCGATCACCGACCCGTCCGGAGCTGTCATCAGCTGGGCATCGTCGGGTGGCGTGGGCTTCAAGGGCTCGCGCAAGTCGACCCCCTACGCCGCAGGAATGGCTGCCGAGTCGGCCGCCCGCCAGGCGCAGGAGCACGGCGTCAAGAAGGTCGACGTCTTCGTCAAGGGACCGGGCTCGGGTCGCGAGACCGCGATCCGTTCGCTGACGGCCGCCGGCCTCGAGGTCGGTTCGATCCAGGACGTCACCCCGCAGGCGCACAACGGTTGCCGCCCGCCGAAGCGTCGCCGCGTCTGA
- the rpsM gene encoding 30S ribosomal protein S13: MARLAGVDIPRDKRVVIALTYIYGVGRTRSVEILKATDIDESIRVKDLSDDQLIALRDHIEGTYKVEGDLRREVAADIRRKVEIGSYEGIRHRRGLPVRGQRTKTNARTRKGPKRTVAGKKKAR; this comes from the coding sequence ATGGCACGTCTTGCCGGCGTTGACATCCCGCGCGACAAGCGCGTGGTGATCGCCCTTACCTACATCTACGGCGTCGGCCGTACCCGCTCGGTCGAGATCCTCAAGGCGACGGACATCGATGAGAGCATCCGCGTGAAGGACCTCAGCGACGACCAGCTGATCGCCCTCCGCGACCACATCGAAGGAACCTACAAGGTGGAGGGTGACCTGCGCCGCGAGGTCGCCGCAGACATCCGCCGCAAGGTCGAGATCGGCTCCTACGAGGGCATCCGCCACCGTCGTGGCCTCCCGGTCCGTGGTCAGCGCACCAAGACCAACGCCCGTACCCGCAAGGGCCCGAAGCGCACCGTCGCAGGCAAGAAGAAGGCCCGCTAA
- a CDS encoding DsbA family protein, with translation MAAAKSNTNWFVIGVSAAVVVVLAVLALVVVNLNNQATAPGPTPEANDTFNSETGAISFGDGKDTVSVFVDFQCPICKSFEDQYGAALEEAAADGRITLEYHPIAILDRYSQGTEYSSRSAGAAVCVAESNPELYLDYAKTLFDNQPAENSAGLTTQQLADYATQVGADKAASCITDETYRKFGVSQAKSNEISGTPTVMVNDKRLNLQDPTDFKTFTDLVS, from the coding sequence ATGGCAGCTGCGAAGAGCAACACCAACTGGTTCGTGATCGGCGTCTCGGCGGCAGTGGTGGTCGTGCTGGCCGTCCTCGCCCTCGTCGTGGTGAACCTCAACAACCAGGCGACCGCGCCGGGGCCGACCCCCGAGGCCAACGACACCTTCAATTCCGAGACGGGTGCCATCTCATTCGGAGACGGCAAGGACACCGTGTCGGTCTTCGTGGACTTCCAGTGCCCCATCTGCAAGAGCTTCGAGGATCAGTACGGCGCGGCTCTCGAAGAAGCGGCTGCTGATGGCCGAATCACTCTCGAGTACCACCCGATCGCGATCCTCGACCGCTACTCGCAGGGCACGGAGTACTCATCGCGTTCGGCAGGCGCCGCCGTGTGCGTTGCAGAGTCGAACCCGGAGCTCTACCTCGACTACGCCAAGACTCTCTTCGACAACCAGCCGGCTGAGAACTCCGCGGGGTTGACCACGCAGCAGCTCGCCGATTACGCCACGCAGGTCGGGGCGGACAAGGCCGCGTCCTGCATCACGGACGAGACCTACCGCAAGTTCGGCGTCTCCCAGGCCAAGAGCAATGAGATCTCGGGAACCCCGACGGTGATGGTGAACGACAAGCGTCTGAACCTCCAGGACCCGACCGACTTCAAGACGTTCACCGATCTGGTCAGCTGA